The Candidatus Aquicultor sp. genome includes the window GCCCAAAACACATGGGTCAGGATTCATATCGTATAGGAGCAGTGATGCCATCGATGAACTTTCAGCTAACAAAGAGACAGCAGGAAATCATGGAGCTGTTGATCCTAGGAAAAAGAGCAGATGGTATTGCCTTAGAACTACATATTTCAATTAATACTGTTCGGCGGCATTTATCTTTGATTTATCGACACTTCGGTGTCACATCACAAGCTCAGGCAATAGCGATTTTCTTTAGCGCTCAAAAGAAGCAGACCCCGCCAGCTAAGTCCTTTGTAGAAGAAACAAAGCTATCAGAACGTGAACAGGGCGTGATGGCTCTCTACCAAAAAGGCTTAGGCCCAAAGCAAATAGCCGCAATCCTTTCCCTAGCACCTTCTACTGTTAGAGAATATGCTCGTCGAGCCAGAA containing:
- a CDS encoding LuxR C-terminal-related transcriptional regulator, with amino-acid sequence MPSMNFQLTKRQQEIMELLILGKRADGIALELHISINTVRRHLSLIYRHFGVTSQAQAIAIFFSAQKKQTPPAKSFVEETKLSEREQGVMALYQKGLGPKQIAAILSLAPSTVREYARRARNKIDAKTTQ